One Pseudodesulfovibrio cashew DNA window includes the following coding sequences:
- the hmcA gene encoding sulfate respiration complex hexadecaheme cytochrome HmcA: MANGKRVLRFSAILIALAGVLVFHLEAMGMLDSTAEAEGRPDVIMIDTIARFGELEQPAAVFKHDVHTKALKAQGKSCEACHSKDAKGNMTLTFKGVEGDGTSELGASDIKKIYHDGCITCHNDTAEKNLESGPAVGECRSCHQEKPETGVMRADAGMDNVLHYAHWSSKEIPADKGKDTNCGACHKKSGEEDSWRVAAEKSGEPLDEVFHSKCVTCHQSLADKKAEKTGPVKCAGCHGTAEIADRKAEEAKKLAAMGGVLPRLPRKQPDLLMVMPKLEEGAKIDDKPSGMAPVAFNHKFHEENVDSCRTCHHKSVQACSSCHTQLGVEKDGVVSLDQAMHVVMSDRSCIGCHAKEQEKPECAGCHSLRTADKPASDASCKTCHVTPRDAEGNALALAGAPKEMKEAVAGQIIAERPQTHAVPAVDAIPEFVTIGAIADKFQASKMPHRKIVLKMLDNIKDSKLASTFHATPEAVCGACHHNSPATLTPPKCSSCHAVATDLVSGKPGLKAAYHGQCMRCHTEMKLEKPAATNCVACHEKKTN, encoded by the coding sequence ATGGCAAACGGTAAAAGGGTATTGCGATTCAGTGCCATCCTGATTGCGCTGGCGGGCGTGCTGGTCTTCCATCTGGAAGCCATGGGCATGCTGGACTCCACGGCGGAAGCCGAGGGGCGGCCTGATGTGATCATGATCGACACCATCGCGCGGTTTGGGGAGCTGGAGCAGCCAGCGGCCGTGTTCAAACACGACGTGCACACCAAGGCCCTGAAGGCACAGGGCAAGAGCTGCGAAGCCTGTCACAGCAAGGACGCCAAGGGGAACATGACCCTGACGTTCAAGGGTGTGGAAGGCGACGGAACGTCCGAACTCGGCGCTTCCGACATCAAGAAAATTTATCACGACGGCTGTATCACCTGCCACAATGACACGGCAGAGAAGAATCTCGAGTCCGGTCCCGCAGTGGGCGAGTGCCGCAGCTGTCACCAGGAAAAGCCCGAAACCGGCGTGATGCGCGCCGATGCGGGCATGGACAACGTCCTGCACTACGCCCACTGGAGCTCCAAGGAGATCCCGGCTGACAAGGGCAAGGACACCAATTGCGGCGCCTGCCACAAGAAGTCCGGTGAAGAGGACAGCTGGCGCGTCGCGGCCGAGAAGTCCGGCGAGCCCCTGGACGAGGTCTTCCACTCCAAGTGTGTGACCTGTCACCAGAGCCTGGCCGACAAGAAGGCCGAGAAGACCGGCCCGGTCAAGTGCGCCGGTTGTCACGGCACCGCCGAGATCGCGGACCGCAAGGCCGAAGAGGCCAAGAAGCTGGCTGCCATGGGAGGCGTGCTGCCGCGCCTGCCGAGAAAGCAGCCCGACCTGTTGATGGTTATGCCCAAACTCGAAGAGGGCGCTAAAATAGACGATAAGCCGTCCGGCATGGCTCCGGTTGCCTTCAACCACAAGTTCCACGAGGAAAACGTGGACTCATGCCGTACGTGCCATCACAAATCCGTGCAGGCCTGTTCCAGTTGCCATACCCAGCTGGGTGTTGAGAAGGACGGGGTTGTCAGTCTTGACCAGGCCATGCACGTTGTGATGAGTGACCGCTCCTGTATCGGCTGCCATGCCAAGGAGCAGGAAAAGCCCGAATGCGCCGGGTGTCACTCCCTGCGCACCGCGGACAAGCCCGCTTCCGATGCCTCCTGCAAGACCTGCCACGTCACCCCGCGTGACGCCGAAGGCAACGCTCTGGCCCTGGCCGGTGCGCCCAAGGAGATGAAGGAAGCCGTGGCCGGACAGATCATTGCCGAACGTCCGCAGACCCACGCGGTTCCCGCAGTGGACGCCATCCCCGAGTTCGTGACCATCGGCGCCATCGCCGACAAGTTCCAGGCGAGCAAGATGCCGCACCGGAAGATCGTGCTCAAGATGCTGGACAACATCAAGGACAGCAAGCTGGCCTCCACCTTCCACGCCACTCCCGAGGCCGTGTGCGGTGCCTGCCACCACAACAGCCCGGCGACCCTGACGCCGCCCAAGTGCTCCAGCTGCCACGCCGTGGCCACGGACCTCGTTTCCGGTAAGCCCGGTCTCAAGGCCGCCTACCATGGGCAGTGCATGCGTTGCCATACTGAAATGAAGCTCGAAAAGCCCGCCGCCACCAACTGCGTCGCGTGCCACGAGAAAAAAACCAACTAG
- the hmcB gene encoding sulfate respiration complex iron-sulfur protein HmcB, translating to MLRRTFLGLLGAAGASAALPKSAKAGGHEFQPHPDTHGVLFDATRCIGCRRCEKACNEVNDLPAPDKPFDDLSVLEQERRTTEKAYTVVNKYAGKGGPVFRKTQCNHCLEPACASACFVRAFKKLPNGAVVYDASVCVGCRYCMVACPFGIPAYEYDEPITPRVMKCTMCAPRLAEGKLPGCVEICPKEALVYGPREELIKVARERIRRFPERYLDHVYGEKEMGGTSWLYISGEPFSNIGLREDLGTKSAPELTAGALAAVPMVVGLWPVVLGGIWAVTQRNAKIANQERVMAVKDALTKAGSEAEKKLADELSKAEVANKRRIEVEVKKAVEEALSAKDDDAENNEEES from the coding sequence ATGTTACGCAGAACATTCCTCGGACTGTTGGGCGCCGCAGGCGCGAGTGCCGCGCTTCCCAAGTCGGCCAAGGCCGGAGGACACGAGTTCCAGCCTCACCCGGACACGCATGGGGTGTTGTTTGACGCCACCCGCTGCATCGGCTGCCGCCGTTGCGAGAAGGCGTGCAACGAAGTCAACGACCTGCCCGCTCCCGACAAACCGTTCGACGACCTCTCCGTCCTGGAGCAGGAACGCCGGACCACCGAGAAGGCCTATACGGTCGTCAACAAATACGCGGGCAAAGGCGGCCCGGTCTTTCGCAAGACCCAGTGCAACCACTGCCTGGAACCCGCCTGCGCCTCGGCCTGCTTCGTGCGGGCCTTCAAGAAGCTGCCCAACGGCGCAGTGGTCTACGACGCCTCCGTGTGCGTCGGCTGCCGCTACTGCATGGTCGCCTGTCCCTTCGGGATCCCGGCCTACGAATACGACGAGCCGATCACTCCCCGGGTCATGAAGTGCACCATGTGCGCCCCGCGCCTGGCCGAGGGCAAGCTCCCCGGCTGCGTGGAGATCTGCCCCAAGGAAGCCCTGGTGTACGGTCCGCGCGAAGAGCTGATCAAGGTTGCCCGCGAGCGCATTCGCCGCTTCCCGGAACGCTACCTGGATCACGTCTACGGTGAAAAGGAAATGGGCGGCACCAGCTGGCTGTATATCTCCGGCGAGCCCTTCTCCAACATCGGCCTGCGCGAGGACCTTGGCACCAAGTCGGCTCCCGAGCTGACCGCCGGCGCCCTGGCCGCCGTGCCCATGGTCGTTGGCCTGTGGCCCGTGGTCCTTGGCGGCATCTGGGCAGTGACCCAGCGCAACGCCAAGATCGCCAATCAGGAAAGGGTGATGGCCGTCAAGGATGCCCTGACCAAGGCCGGTTCCGAGGCCGAGAAGAAACTCGCCGACGAGCTCTCCAAGGCCGAGGTGGCCAACAAGCGCCGCATCGAGGTCGAGGTCAAGAAGGCCGTTGAGGAGGCGCTCTCCGCCAAGGACGACGATGCCGAAAACAATGAGGAGGAGTCCTAG
- the hmcC gene encoding sulfate respiration complex protein HmcC, with product MSVDNAAPKKSFFTPFNLIATMILIAGVVVSVMRFTGGLGAVTNLDQNNPWGIWIGFDLLCGVALAAGGYTTSAACYIFGLKKFHAGVRPAILTAFLGYALVVFALGYDVGRPWRLPYPIFVQQGTTSLLFEVGLCVMLYLTVLFIEFSPAALEWLGMRKIRNIVVKMTLALTIFGVVLSTLHQSSLGALFTIAPSKLHPLWYSQYLPLFFFVSSICAGMSMVIFEGTLSHKPMHHLMDAEYLDNHDGLILGFGKATSIVLFGYFAIKVIGLAYDNNWHYLTTGYGAWFMVEMLGFVALPSFLYAIGVRDRNITLIKWAAGLTVLGIVVNRFNISMVAFNYHLPAALRYFPSWGEITISLFVVTIGVVVFRFITTRMPIFFEHPDYKDEH from the coding sequence ATGTCTGTCGACAACGCCGCTCCCAAAAAGTCGTTTTTTACGCCATTCAACCTCATCGCCACGATGATCCTCATAGCGGGTGTCGTCGTCTCGGTGATGCGGTTCACCGGCGGCCTCGGCGCCGTCACCAACCTTGACCAGAACAATCCGTGGGGCATCTGGATCGGTTTCGACCTGCTCTGCGGTGTGGCACTGGCCGCCGGTGGTTACACCACCTCCGCCGCCTGCTACATCTTCGGTCTCAAGAAGTTCCACGCCGGCGTCCGTCCGGCGATCCTGACCGCCTTCCTGGGCTACGCCCTGGTGGTCTTCGCACTCGGCTACGACGTCGGTCGCCCCTGGCGACTGCCGTACCCCATCTTCGTCCAGCAGGGCACCACGTCCCTGCTGTTTGAAGTAGGCCTGTGCGTCATGCTCTACCTGACCGTGCTGTTCATCGAGTTCTCGCCCGCCGCCCTCGAGTGGCTGGGCATGAGAAAGATCCGCAACATCGTGGTCAAGATGACCCTCGCCCTGACCATCTTCGGCGTGGTTCTGTCCACCCTGCACCAGTCCTCCCTGGGCGCGCTGTTCACCATCGCCCCCTCGAAGCTGCATCCGCTCTGGTACTCCCAGTACCTGCCGCTGTTCTTCTTCGTGTCGAGTATCTGCGCGGGCATGTCCATGGTCATCTTTGAGGGTACCCTCTCCCACAAGCCCATGCACCACTTGATGGATGCGGAGTACCTGGACAATCACGACGGCCTTATTCTTGGATTCGGTAAGGCCACTTCCATCGTGTTGTTCGGGTACTTCGCCATCAAGGTCATCGGCCTGGCCTACGACAACAACTGGCACTACCTGACCACCGGCTACGGCGCGTGGTTCATGGTCGAGATGCTCGGTTTCGTGGCCCTGCCGTCCTTCCTGTACGCCATCGGCGTCCGGGACAGGAACATAACGTTGATCAAGTGGGCCGCCGGACTCACCGTCCTCGGCATCGTCGTCAACCGGTTCAACATCTCCATGGTGGCCTTCAACTACCACCTGCCTGCTGCACTGCGGTACTTCCCGAGCTGGGGCGAGATCACCATCTCCCTGTTCGTGGTTACCATCGGCGTTGTCGTGTTCCGGTTCATCACCACCCGGATGCCCATCTTCTTCGAGCATCCCGATTACAAGGACGAACACTAG
- the hmcD gene encoding sulfate respiration complex protein HmcD produces the protein MEFYSLQEYYTFTKGVVYLLMGGILVGATLYWQFLLGGNKKDD, from the coding sequence ATGGAATTCTACAGTCTTCAGGAATACTACACCTTCACCAAGGGCGTCGTGTACCTGCTCATGGGCGGAATTCTCGTAGGGGCGACCCTCTACTGGCAGTTCCTCCTCGGCGGCAACAAGAAGGACGACTAG